The following are encoded together in the Planctobacterium marinum genome:
- a CDS encoding MBL fold metallo-hydrolase yields MKLHRIEGYIQDIWLVEESWGLMLLDGASRADVGTICDFINKQLHRPLNDLKIVVVTHMHPDHAGGARALRQVCKAQIVSANVPGQWYRGIDGLLMHLTDILLAHWVAGRMRKRRRLIWYSPYITPDIALNDGDSIPGFEQWKVLFTQGHTDRDLTLWHQPSNRVYVADLMVKVKQRFIPPYPVFYPNRYKASLQRVRHLSPTSILLAHGGEVRLTAEDFDYLENKAPERPATHWRSVKTKLARIFGLQATSN; encoded by the coding sequence ATGAAGTTGCATCGCATCGAAGGCTACATTCAAGATATCTGGCTAGTGGAAGAGTCATGGGGACTCATGCTATTAGATGGCGCATCACGTGCTGACGTTGGGACCATTTGTGACTTTATCAACAAACAGTTACACCGCCCGCTCAATGATTTAAAAATCGTGGTGGTTACCCACATGCATCCCGACCACGCTGGCGGTGCCAGGGCACTGCGACAAGTTTGCAAGGCCCAGATTGTCAGTGCCAATGTGCCCGGTCAATGGTATCGCGGCATCGATGGTTTGCTGATGCATTTAACCGATATTTTGCTGGCTCATTGGGTGGCGGGCCGGATGCGTAAGAGACGCCGTCTGATTTGGTATTCGCCCTACATTACCCCGGATATTGCACTAAACGACGGAGACTCCATTCCGGGCTTTGAGCAGTGGAAGGTACTGTTCACCCAAGGGCATACCGATCGCGATCTAACCCTATGGCACCAGCCAAGCAATCGAGTTTACGTGGCAGACCTGATGGTGAAAGTGAAACAACGATTCATTCCACCCTATCCAGTTTTTTACCCAAACCGTTACAAAGCTTCGTTACAGCGAGTTCGCCACCTGTCTCCAACTAGTATTCTACTCGCCCATGGCGGCGAAGTGAGATTAACCGCCGAAGATTTTGATTACCTGGAAAACAAGGCGCCAGAGCGACCAGCGACCCATTGGCGCTCTGTAAAAACTAAATTAGCGCGGATATTTGGCCTGCAAGCCACATCCAACTAA
- the dnaG gene encoding DNA primase — MAGRIPRSFIDDLLARADIVEVIDSYVRLKKAGRNYQACCPFHNEKSPSFTVAPDKQFYHCFGCGAHGNAISFLMEYERLEFPEAIEELARIYHLEVPREDGGSFRSQTPQQKQQLQDDYELMNRVARFYAQQLKAHNSGQQAIEYLKGRGLSGEIVKTFEIGFAPPDWDSVLRQFGSNEPAVQQLIDLKLVNQNDNQKRYDFFRDRITFPIRDRRGRVIGFGGRIMQGDGPKYLNSPETRIFHKGSELYGFYQAKQAHRKLDKVIIVEGYMDVVALAQFGIDYAVAALGTATTPEHIQLLFRNTQEVICCYDGDRAGRDAAWRALENALPMLKDGCQLKFLFLPDGEDPDTMVRQEGKEAFEQRLKTAQPLSEFLFEHLRQTHDPSTLEGKASLKAQAIPMLEKVPGEYQQQMLMEKLAMITGEYDRVVASKKIAEANVTLKAQKADYEKHQKMSDSPVRRLLHLLLHAPEVAKQVPEVTSDSLMAINLPGMNLVRDIHKICVAEQSVMGIQILERFREHPHYAVLLKMMSKEMPPGKDLVAEYRGNINRLIQLQLEARLDELTTLSRLQPLSAEEKQEIVALTKALRTGVATQ; from the coding sequence ATGGCAGGCAGAATTCCACGCAGTTTTATCGATGACCTTTTAGCCAGAGCAGACATAGTCGAGGTTATTGACAGTTATGTTCGCCTGAAAAAGGCCGGTCGTAATTACCAGGCCTGTTGCCCATTCCACAACGAAAAAAGCCCCTCTTTTACGGTAGCCCCCGACAAGCAGTTTTATCACTGTTTTGGCTGTGGCGCTCACGGCAACGCCATTTCATTTTTAATGGAATACGAACGCCTGGAGTTCCCGGAAGCCATTGAAGAACTGGCCCGTATCTATCATCTGGAAGTGCCCAGAGAGGACGGCGGTAGCTTCCGCTCACAAACGCCACAACAGAAACAGCAGTTGCAAGACGACTATGAGCTGATGAATAGAGTCGCTCGCTTCTATGCACAACAGCTAAAAGCTCATAATTCCGGACAGCAAGCAATCGAGTACCTCAAAGGACGAGGGCTTAGTGGTGAAATTGTCAAAACCTTTGAGATTGGTTTCGCGCCTCCGGATTGGGATAGCGTTTTGCGTCAGTTCGGCAGTAATGAACCCGCGGTTCAGCAGCTTATCGACTTGAAGCTGGTGAACCAAAACGATAATCAAAAGCGCTATGACTTTTTCCGGGATCGCATTACGTTTCCCATTCGCGACAGACGCGGCCGGGTCATAGGTTTTGGTGGCCGGATTATGCAGGGTGATGGTCCCAAATACCTGAACTCACCAGAGACCCGTATTTTCCACAAAGGCTCTGAGTTGTATGGTTTTTATCAAGCCAAACAAGCTCACCGCAAACTCGACAAAGTGATCATCGTTGAAGGCTATATGGATGTAGTAGCACTGGCGCAATTTGGTATTGATTACGCTGTTGCGGCGCTAGGCACAGCCACTACACCGGAGCATATCCAATTGCTGTTTCGCAATACCCAGGAAGTGATCTGTTGTTATGATGGGGACCGCGCCGGTCGCGACGCTGCCTGGCGGGCATTGGAAAACGCCTTGCCTATGTTGAAAGATGGCTGCCAGCTAAAGTTCTTGTTTTTACCCGACGGGGAAGACCCCGATACCATGGTACGCCAGGAAGGCAAAGAGGCCTTTGAGCAACGACTAAAAACGGCGCAGCCACTGTCTGAGTTTTTATTTGAGCATTTACGTCAAACTCACGACCCTTCCACCCTGGAGGGTAAAGCCAGTCTCAAAGCGCAAGCCATCCCTATGCTGGAAAAAGTACCCGGTGAGTATCAGCAACAAATGTTGATGGAAAAATTAGCCATGATCACCGGCGAATACGACCGTGTCGTGGCCAGTAAAAAAATTGCTGAGGCAAACGTAACCTTAAAAGCACAAAAGGCCGACTACGAAAAACATCAAAAAATGTCCGATTCACCGGTCCGTCGCCTTTTACATTTACTTCTGCATGCTCCCGAAGTAGCTAAACAAGTACCGGAAGTGACTTCAGACAGCTTAATGGCCATCAACCTGCCAGGTATGAATCTGGTGAGAGACATTCACAAGATTTGCGTAGCAGAGCAAAGCGTAATGGGTATCCAGATTCTGGAGCGCTTTCGAGAACATCCTCATTACGCTGTGCTATTAAAGATGATGAGCAAAGAAATGCCTCCTGGAAAGGATCTGGTGGCGGAGTATCGCGGCAACATCAATCGATTAATTCAACTGCAACTGGAAGCAAGGTTGGATGAGCTAACCACCCTTTCGAGATTGCAGCCATTAAGCGCTGAAGAAAAACAAGAAATCGTTGCCTTAACCAAAGCATTGAGAACAGGCGTTGCGACGCAATAA
- a CDS encoding undecaprenyl-diphosphate phosphatase — protein sequence MSTLEIIILALIQGLSEFLPISSSAHLILPSQLFGWHDQGLAFDVAVHVGSLLAVLCYFRKEVFQLTVGWGQSLSGKVTDDGKLAWMIILATIPVILVGFMVKDYVEGWLRSGYVIATTTILFGLLLYWADKVASRQTETVELTWKKALIIGLAQVAAIIPGTSRSGVTMTAALFLGISREKSARFSFLLSIPTILGAGTILTYKLVTGEHAVNWEELLYGVVLSFISAYICITLFLKWISTLGMTPFVIYRLILGIVIFAILSI from the coding sequence TTGAGCACTTTAGAGATCATTATTCTGGCCTTAATCCAAGGCTTGTCAGAGTTTTTACCCATATCCAGTTCAGCACATTTGATTTTGCCGTCACAACTTTTTGGTTGGCATGATCAAGGGCTGGCATTTGATGTGGCCGTTCATGTGGGCAGTTTGTTGGCTGTCTTGTGTTATTTTCGCAAGGAGGTATTTCAGCTTACCGTGGGCTGGGGTCAATCATTGTCTGGTAAAGTAACTGATGATGGCAAACTTGCCTGGATGATCATTTTAGCCACGATTCCGGTGATTCTGGTGGGCTTTATGGTCAAAGACTATGTAGAAGGGTGGTTGCGCTCAGGCTATGTTATTGCCACTACCACTATACTGTTCGGGTTATTGTTGTACTGGGCGGACAAAGTTGCCAGCCGTCAGACAGAAACAGTGGAGTTAACCTGGAAAAAGGCGCTTATTATTGGTTTGGCTCAGGTTGCAGCCATTATTCCGGGGACTTCTCGTTCTGGGGTGACTATGACCGCAGCCTTGTTTTTGGGTATATCTCGGGAAAAATCTGCGCGTTTTTCTTTTTTGCTGTCTATTCCCACCATTCTTGGCGCTGGCACGATTTTAACTTACAAATTGGTTACCGGTGAGCATGCTGTAAACTGGGAAGAGTTGTTATATGGTGTGGTACTGTCTTTCATCAGTGCCTACATCTGTATCACCCTGTTTTTGAAATGGATATCCACGCTAGGTATGACACCATTTGTGATCTACCGTTTAATTCTGGGTATTGTGATTTTCGCGATCTTGTCTATTTGA
- the plsY gene encoding glycerol-3-phosphate 1-O-acyltransferase PlsY, producing MLAVLLPVLAYYLGSVCSAILICRLWRLPDPRSVGSENPGTTNVYRLGGKWPALATFVFDMLKGMLPVLLAIYLQQPELVVALCAVFACLGHIFPLFFGFKGGKAVATAFGVILALEWIMGLALIIVWLAIMKKLRISSVAAIVTVCLAPILAFAISSPWFMSITLMSCTIVLRHLPNIRRLWDGNELGT from the coding sequence ATGTTAGCAGTATTACTCCCCGTACTGGCCTACTATCTGGGCTCGGTCTGTAGTGCGATTTTAATTTGTCGGCTTTGGCGCTTACCCGACCCCAGAAGTGTGGGTTCGGAGAACCCGGGTACGACTAACGTATACAGACTAGGTGGCAAATGGCCAGCGCTGGCCACCTTTGTGTTTGACATGCTCAAGGGGATGTTGCCAGTCCTACTGGCGATTTATTTGCAACAACCTGAATTGGTGGTGGCCTTGTGCGCGGTATTTGCCTGCCTGGGACACATCTTCCCGCTATTTTTTGGTTTCAAAGGAGGCAAAGCCGTCGCTACCGCATTTGGTGTGATCTTGGCATTGGAGTGGATAATGGGATTGGCGCTCATCATCGTTTGGCTGGCTATAATGAAAAAGCTGCGCATATCCTCAGTGGCTGCCATAGTAACCGTATGCTTGGCCCCGATTCTGGCTTTTGCCATCAGCTCACCTTGGTTTATGAGCATCACTTTAATGAGCTGCACCATTGTTCTCAGGCATCTGCCCAACATCAGACGCCTATGGGACGGCAACGAGTTGGGTACCTGA
- a CDS encoding histidine triad nucleotide-binding protein produces the protein MSETIFTKIINKEIPAEILYEDDEALAFSDINPQAPIHFLVIPKKPIATINDMEAADKALVGHLHWVAAHIAEQQGFAQEGFRTVMNCNEHGGQTVYHIHLHVLAGKPLGWPPYQERLKV, from the coding sequence ATGTCTGAAACTATCTTTACCAAAATCATCAATAAAGAAATTCCGGCTGAAATCCTCTACGAGGACGATGAGGCATTGGCGTTTAGCGATATTAATCCGCAAGCCCCCATTCACTTTTTAGTGATACCGAAAAAGCCTATTGCTACCATCAATGATATGGAAGCCGCTGACAAAGCATTGGTCGGACACCTGCATTGGGTGGCGGCACATATTGCTGAGCAGCAGGGGTTTGCGCAGGAAGGTTTCAGAACTGTGATGAATTGCAACGAGCACGGCGGTCAGACAGTGTACCACATCCATCTGCACGTGTTGGCTGGGAAGCCTCTGGGTTGGCCACCTTATCAGGAAAGATTGAAGGTTTAG
- the rpsU gene encoding 30S ribosomal protein S21 — protein MPIVKVRENEPFDVALRRFKRSCEKAGILSEVRRREFFEKPTWERKRKKAAAKKRHLKKVARENARRIKLY, from the coding sequence ATGCCAATCGTTAAAGTTAGAGAAAACGAACCGTTTGACGTAGCACTGCGTCGTTTTAAGCGCTCTTGTGAGAAAGCTGGTATTTTGTCTGAAGTTCGTCGTAGAGAGTTCTTCGAAAAGCCAACTTGGGAACGCAAGCGCAAAAAAGCCGCTGCTAAAAAGCGTCACTTGAAAAAAGTGGCTCGCGAAAACGCTCGTCGTATCAAGTTATACTAA
- the tsaD gene encoding tRNA (adenosine(37)-N6)-threonylcarbamoyltransferase complex transferase subunit TsaD: MLVLGIETSCDETGIALYDTEKGLQAHALYSQVKLHADYGGVVPELASRDHIRKVVPLIEEAIKEAGVTQNDIDGIAYTRGPGLIGALLVGSSVARSLGFAWNVPTVGVHHMEGHLLAPLLDDIDLEFPFVALLVSGGHSMLVKVDAIGSYELLGESVDDAAGEAFDKTAKLLDLDYPGGPRLAKLADKGNSERFTFPRPMTDRPGLQFSFSGLKTFAANTIRDLKAASESGELSEQDKADVAAAFQEAVIDTLLIKCKRALKQCNVKQLVIAGGVSANVQLRAQVTELMNKLGGKAFYPAPAFCTDNGAMIAYAGAQRLLAGQTDELSDQVLPRWPLDELAPIN; the protein is encoded by the coding sequence ATGCTGGTTTTGGGAATTGAAACCTCCTGTGATGAAACAGGAATTGCTTTATACGATACTGAAAAGGGGCTGCAAGCTCACGCACTGTACAGTCAGGTCAAGCTGCATGCAGATTATGGTGGCGTCGTGCCCGAATTGGCCTCCAGAGATCATATTCGAAAAGTCGTCCCGTTAATTGAAGAGGCCATCAAAGAGGCGGGCGTGACGCAAAATGACATCGATGGCATTGCATACACCAGAGGACCGGGTTTAATTGGCGCATTATTGGTGGGTAGCTCTGTTGCTCGCAGCCTGGGGTTTGCCTGGAATGTGCCCACCGTTGGCGTGCATCACATGGAAGGCCATTTACTGGCACCGCTGTTGGATGATATCGATTTGGAATTTCCCTTCGTGGCCTTATTGGTTTCAGGCGGGCATTCCATGTTGGTAAAGGTGGATGCCATTGGAAGTTATGAATTATTAGGTGAATCGGTAGATGATGCCGCCGGTGAAGCGTTTGATAAAACTGCAAAGTTATTGGATTTGGATTATCCCGGCGGCCCGCGGTTGGCTAAATTAGCAGACAAGGGCAATTCGGAACGTTTTACCTTTCCCAGACCCATGACCGACAGACCGGGGTTACAGTTCAGTTTTAGTGGCCTGAAAACCTTTGCTGCCAATACTATCAGAGACCTGAAAGCAGCATCTGAGAGCGGTGAGTTATCTGAACAAGACAAAGCCGATGTTGCAGCTGCTTTCCAGGAAGCCGTTATCGACACATTATTGATTAAATGCAAACGGGCCCTCAAACAATGTAATGTAAAACAGTTAGTTATTGCGGGTGGCGTGAGTGCCAATGTGCAGCTGCGAGCGCAGGTGACGGAATTGATGAACAAACTCGGTGGCAAGGCGTTTTATCCTGCTCCGGCATTTTGTACAGACAATGGTGCCATGATTGCCTATGCTGGGGCACAGCGTTTATTGGCAGGACAAACCGATGAACTATCTGACCAGGTTTTACCGCGCTGGCCACTGGATGAGTTGGCTCCAATTAATTGA
- a CDS encoding dipeptidyl-peptidase 3 family protein, whose translation MIKKHPLSALIGAVSVCLLSACQPAPETGAVVSSPEPAEQHALLPEFKDRLNIYKEVELTADLSHLSENQKEMLAVLIDASVIMDDLFWQQAYGPDKEALISAIKDEKVRKFAEINYGPWDRLDGDKAFLSHVEAKSHGAQFYPADMDKAEFESWQQTGKDGLYSIVERNNGELTLTPYSEKYKVQLQRAAGLLKQAALLADNEEFANYLNMRAEALLSDDYQASDFAWMDMKTNPIELVYGPIETYEDQLFGYRAAFESYVLIKDLQWSERLAKYAQFLPELQRGLPVPEQYKQETPGANADLNAYDVIYYAGHSNAGSKTIAINLPNDEEVQLSKGTRRLQLKNAMRAKFDHILVPIAEQLIVPEQRQNITFNAFFANTMFHEVAHGLGIKNTINDKGTVRQALKEHASALEEGKADVLGLYMIQQLLEKGEITEGVLQDYYTTFMAGIFRSVRFGASSAHGKANMVRFNYFKEQGAFSRNAQGQYSVDMAKMQNAVSNLSELILTLQGNGDYAGVAKLVAEKGIIDDALQADLDRLSEANIPVDITFTQGKKVLGL comes from the coding sequence ATGATTAAAAAACATCCACTTAGTGCTTTGATTGGCGCTGTCTCGGTATGCCTTTTGAGTGCTTGTCAGCCCGCCCCGGAAACTGGGGCCGTTGTCTCATCACCAGAACCCGCAGAACAACATGCACTCTTACCTGAATTCAAAGATCGTTTGAATATTTACAAAGAGGTTGAGCTAACGGCCGACCTGTCACATTTGTCTGAGAACCAAAAAGAAATGCTGGCAGTGCTGATAGATGCATCCGTCATCATGGATGATCTATTCTGGCAACAGGCTTATGGTCCAGATAAAGAAGCACTCATCTCCGCCATCAAAGATGAAAAAGTACGCAAATTTGCAGAGATTAATTATGGACCTTGGGACAGACTGGATGGTGACAAAGCTTTCTTGAGTCATGTCGAAGCTAAATCTCACGGCGCACAATTCTACCCTGCAGATATGGATAAAGCAGAGTTTGAAAGCTGGCAACAAACCGGCAAAGACGGCCTTTATTCCATTGTTGAACGCAACAATGGTGAGCTGACATTAACCCCTTATTCAGAAAAATATAAAGTACAATTGCAACGCGCCGCAGGGTTATTAAAGCAGGCGGCATTACTTGCAGACAATGAAGAGTTTGCCAACTACCTGAATATGCGCGCCGAGGCTCTGTTAAGTGATGATTATCAGGCATCAGACTTTGCCTGGATGGACATGAAAACCAATCCCATTGAACTGGTTTATGGTCCCATTGAAACTTACGAAGATCAGTTGTTTGGTTATCGTGCTGCGTTTGAGTCTTATGTACTGATAAAAGATCTGCAATGGAGTGAGCGTCTGGCTAAATACGCACAGTTCTTACCTGAATTACAGCGCGGTTTACCAGTACCAGAGCAGTATAAACAAGAAACGCCGGGAGCCAATGCCGATCTCAATGCTTACGACGTTATCTACTATGCAGGTCACTCGAACGCAGGTAGCAAAACCATTGCTATTAACTTGCCTAACGATGAAGAAGTGCAACTCTCTAAAGGCACCCGTCGTTTGCAGTTAAAAAACGCCATGCGCGCTAAGTTTGATCACATACTGGTGCCAATTGCAGAACAACTCATTGTGCCAGAGCAGCGCCAGAATATTACCTTTAATGCATTTTTCGCCAATACCATGTTTCATGAGGTAGCTCATGGCCTGGGCATCAAAAACACCATCAATGACAAAGGTACAGTGCGCCAGGCGCTGAAAGAACATGCCTCGGCACTGGAAGAAGGTAAAGCTGATGTCCTTGGCCTGTATATGATTCAGCAACTGCTGGAAAAAGGTGAGATCACGGAAGGCGTATTGCAAGACTACTACACCACCTTCATGGCTGGTATTTTCCGCTCTGTAAGATTTGGCGCTTCCAGTGCTCATGGCAAAGCTAATATGGTGCGCTTTAACTACTTTAAAGAGCAAGGGGCCTTTAGTCGCAATGCCCAAGGCCAATACTCAGTGGACATGGCAAAAATGCAAAATGCTGTTAGTAACTTGTCTGAGCTAATACTCACTCTGCAAGGCAATGGTGATTATGCTGGTGTGGCAAAACTGGTAGCCGAAAAAGGTATTATCGATGACGCACTGCAAGCCGACCTCGACCGTTTGTCTGAAGCCAATATTCCTGTAGACATTACCTTTACACAAGGTAAAAAGGTATTGGGTCTTTAA
- the folB gene encoding dihydroneopterin aldolase — MDKIIINGLLIDTIIGVYDWEREKSQRVILNLVLKTDLNLPMQSDNVADTIDYAAIVQRIEKLAEQHRPELLERFAELIFADLFSLFPLTEIQLQILKPDILQQVDTIGIEITRTRELYVPKGVKG; from the coding sequence ATGGATAAAATCATTATCAACGGGTTACTTATCGACACCATTATTGGTGTTTACGACTGGGAAAGGGAAAAAAGTCAGAGAGTTATCCTCAATCTGGTACTTAAAACCGACTTAAACTTGCCTATGCAGTCGGATAATGTAGCCGATACCATTGATTACGCTGCGATAGTGCAGCGTATCGAAAAACTTGCTGAGCAACACCGACCGGAATTACTGGAGCGCTTTGCAGAATTGATATTTGCCGATTTGTTTTCACTTTTTCCATTAACTGAAATTCAATTGCAAATCCTCAAGCCGGATATTTTGCAACAAGTGGATACCATTGGCATTGAGATAACACGTACGCGAGAGTTATATGTGCCAAAAGGAGTCAAAGGTTGA
- the rpoD gene encoding RNA polymerase sigma factor RpoD — MASKQSQIKLLIAKGKEQGFLTFSEVNDHLPQDIVDSDQIEDIIRMINDMGIQVFENAPDADELLMQETTTDEEVAEAAAQALATVESEIGRTTDPVRMYMREMGTVELLTREGEIEIAKRIEDGINQVQCSVAEYPEAITYLLDQWDLYEAEEIRLSDIILGFVDPNEEDVAPTATHIGSELSQEDLDDEDDDDDEDDDDEEEDNSIDPEVAREKFAELRVQYEATRDVIAKNGRAHAKAKEEIAKLSEVFKEFRLVPKQFDRMVKNMRSMMDRVRVQERLVMKHCVAQAKMPKRDFIRKFAGNETSLDWFYEVLESEQPYVAMLKNLQEDIERCVSKINQVEEETGLVIDDIKDINRRMSIGEAKARRAKKEMVEANLRLVISIAKKYTNRGLQFLDLIQEGNIGLMKAVDKFEYRRGYKFSTYATWWIRQAITRSIADQARTIRIPVHMIETINKLNRISRQMLQEIGREPTPEELSERMLMPEDKIRKVLKIAKEPISMETPIGDDEDSHLGDFIEDSTIVQPLDSATNNNLKLATQDVLAGLTAREAKVLRMRFGIDMNTDHTLEEVGKQFDVTRERIRQIEAKALRKLRHPSRSEQLRSFLDEQ, encoded by the coding sequence ATGGCAAGCAAGCAGTCACAGATTAAACTCCTCATTGCTAAAGGTAAAGAACAAGGTTTTTTAACCTTTTCTGAAGTAAACGACCACCTCCCGCAAGATATCGTAGATTCCGATCAAATTGAAGATATTATTCGCATGATCAATGACATGGGTATTCAGGTGTTTGAAAACGCCCCGGATGCCGATGAATTGTTAATGCAGGAAACCACTACCGATGAAGAAGTGGCAGAGGCAGCAGCGCAGGCGCTTGCCACGGTAGAGAGTGAAATTGGCCGTACTACCGACCCTGTGCGCATGTACATGCGCGAGATGGGCACCGTAGAACTTCTGACTCGTGAAGGCGAAATTGAAATTGCCAAACGCATCGAAGACGGTATTAACCAGGTACAGTGCTCGGTAGCAGAATACCCTGAAGCCATTACCTACCTGTTGGACCAATGGGATTTGTACGAAGCAGAAGAGATTCGCTTAAGTGACATTATTCTGGGCTTTGTTGACCCCAATGAGGAAGATGTTGCCCCGACTGCTACCCACATTGGCTCTGAATTATCCCAGGAAGACCTGGATGATGAAGACGACGATGATGACGAAGATGATGACGACGAGGAAGAAGACAACAGCATCGACCCGGAAGTGGCTCGAGAAAAATTTGCTGAATTGCGGGTTCAATACGAAGCGACTCGTGACGTCATTGCCAAAAACGGTCGTGCTCATGCTAAAGCCAAAGAAGAAATTGCCAAACTGAGCGAAGTCTTCAAAGAGTTTCGTTTAGTGCCTAAACAATTTGATCGCATGGTAAAGAACATGCGCTCTATGATGGACAGAGTGCGCGTACAAGAGCGTCTGGTGATGAAGCACTGTGTGGCTCAGGCCAAAATGCCTAAGCGCGACTTTATCCGTAAGTTCGCTGGCAATGAAACCTCTCTTGATTGGTTCTACGAAGTATTGGAAAGCGAGCAACCCTACGTTGCCATGCTGAAAAACCTGCAAGAAGACATCGAGCGCTGTGTCAGCAAGATCAATCAGGTGGAAGAAGAAACCGGTCTCGTGATTGATGATATCAAAGACATCAACCGTCGCATGTCTATCGGTGAAGCCAAGGCTCGCAGAGCTAAAAAAGAAATGGTGGAAGCCAACTTGCGTTTGGTTATCTCCATTGCCAAAAAATATACAAACCGTGGTTTGCAGTTCCTTGACCTGATTCAGGAAGGTAACATCGGCTTGATGAAAGCGGTTGATAAGTTTGAATACCGTCGCGGTTATAAGTTCTCAACCTACGCAACCTGGTGGATACGTCAGGCGATCACTCGCTCGATCGCGGATCAGGCCAGAACCATCCGTATTCCAGTGCATATGATTGAAACCATTAACAAACTCAATCGTATTTCACGTCAGATGCTGCAAGAAATTGGTCGCGAGCCCACACCGGAAGAATTGTCAGAGCGCATGTTAATGCCAGAAGACAAAATCCGTAAGGTACTGAAAATCGCTAAAGAGCCCATTTCCATGGAAACTCCAATTGGTGATGATGAAGATTCCCACTTAGGTGACTTTATCGAGGACAGCACCATTGTGCAGCCACTCGACTCTGCCACCAATAACAACCTTAAGCTTGCTACCCAAGACGTTTTGGCTGGCTTGACAGCGCGTGAAGCGAAAGTATTGAGAATGCGTTTTGGTATCGATATGAATACTGACCACACCTTAGAAGAGGTGGGCAAACAGTTTGACGTTACTCGTGAGCGTATTCGTCAGATCGAAGCCAAAGCATTACGCAAGTTACGCCATCCGAGTCGTTCGGAGCAATTGCGAAGCTTCTTAGACGAACAATAA
- a CDS encoding NUDIX hydrolase — translation MKNYLILSLCGLLWACDTAKPADPICRINDQFLDDAKGNAGCFIRVNDKLVTLGNIKTGALDIPGGNAQEGELAQCTAHRETFQETGFNVEVGKLLGVAENGFRFYQCQLAEDVGEDIERFPVPGWSKHEVAFIKLTDPFDTLASEWRYPKRHIENLDMFNQTKPEDSQ, via the coding sequence ATGAAAAATTATCTGATTTTAAGTTTATGTGGTCTTTTGTGGGCATGTGATACCGCCAAGCCTGCAGATCCTATTTGCCGTATCAACGACCAGTTCCTGGATGACGCTAAAGGCAACGCCGGCTGCTTTATTCGAGTTAACGACAAGCTGGTAACACTGGGCAACATAAAAACCGGTGCTTTAGATATTCCTGGCGGCAATGCTCAAGAAGGTGAACTTGCTCAATGTACTGCTCATCGAGAAACCTTTCAGGAAACGGGTTTTAACGTTGAAGTAGGTAAGCTATTGGGTGTTGCAGAAAATGGATTCCGCTTTTACCAGTGCCAGCTGGCTGAAGATGTGGGTGAAGATATCGAACGTTTTCCGGTGCCGGGTTGGTCTAAACACGAAGTGGCCTTTATCAAGCTCACCGACCCATTTGATACCTTGGCCAGCGAATGGCGCTACCCCAAACGTCATATAGAAAACCTGGATATGTTTAATCAAACCAAACCAGAAGACAGTCAGTAA
- a CDS encoding GatB/YqeY domain-containing protein yields the protein MSLKESLKEAQKEAMRAKDKLRLGTIRMALAEIKQKEIDGRVELEDADVLAVLTKMMKQRKDAMQQFEDAGREDLAEQERNEMEVIHSFLPQALTSEELDALIAEAMTESGASGMQDMGKVMGWLKPKVQGRADMGELSKAIKAKLSA from the coding sequence ATGTCTTTAAAAGAATCACTTAAAGAAGCTCAAAAAGAAGCAATGCGCGCCAAAGACAAATTACGTCTGGGTACCATTCGCATGGCTTTAGCTGAAATTAAGCAAAAAGAAATAGACGGCAGAGTCGAGTTAGAAGACGCTGATGTATTGGCGGTGCTCACTAAAATGATGAAGCAACGCAAAGATGCCATGCAGCAGTTCGAAGACGCCGGACGCGAAGATCTGGCGGAACAGGAAAGAAATGAAATGGAGGTGATACACTCATTTCTTCCCCAGGCATTAACCAGTGAAGAACTCGACGCCTTAATCGCTGAAGCTATGACCGAATCCGGTGCCAGTGGCATGCAGGACATGGGTAAAGTGATGGGCTGGCTCAAACCTAAAGTACAGGGTCGCGCAGACATGGGCGAACTGAGCAAAGCCATTAAGGCAAAACTTAGCGCATAA